In Oncorhynchus keta strain PuntledgeMale-10-30-2019 chromosome 19, Oket_V2, whole genome shotgun sequence, a single genomic region encodes these proteins:
- the fam210aa gene encoding uncharacterized protein C18orf19 homolog A — MQHLFNQRALWQSAALRSMLLGPVTLQPSTILGPRMASYFLRNSCLIPSPRWVSTSGAVWTTAPRKSTTEEGHSQADPGQEDILGDRSIGLVQRFRRTLKQYGKVMIPLHLITSSMWFGTFYYAAMQGINVVPFLEYVGFPEKLVKLLEHSQSGYALTAYAMYKIATPARYTVTLGGTSLSIRYLRKHGHMTTPPPVKEYLQDKMEETRGRLSEKMEETKDRFSEKMEETRDRLSGRIGDNKDKLAEKLQETKDKVSFRKKPE, encoded by the exons ATGCAGCATCTCTTTAACCAGAGAGCGTTGTGGCAATCAGCTGCCCTGCGCTCCATGCTTCTGGGCCCAGTTACCTTGCAGCCGTCCACTATCTTGGGTCCACGGATGGCCTCCTACTTCCTCAGGAACTCTTGTCTCATCCCCAGCCCACGCTGGGTGAGCACATCAGGAGCAGTGTGGACCACAGCACCCCGTAAGTCCACCACGGAAGAAGGCCATAGCCAGGCTGACCCAGGCCAGGAGGATATCCTGGGGGACCGGTCCATTGGGCTGGTCCAGAGGTTTAGGAGGACTCTAAAGCAGTATGGGAAGGTCATGATTCCCCTTCAcctcatcacctcctccatgtggTTCGGGACATTTTACTATGCTGCCATGCA GGGTATAAATGTGGTTCCGTTTCTGGAGTATGTTGGATTCCCAGAGAAGCTTGTTAAGCTGTTGGAGCATTCTCAGAGTGGCTATGCACTGACGGCGTATGCCATGTACAAG ATTGCCACCCCAGCCAGGTACACCGTGACATTAGGGGGGACATCCCTCTCGATCAGGTACCTCCGTAAACATGGCCACATGACCACCCCACCGCCTGTTAAGGAGTATCTGCAGGACAAGATGGAGGAGACCAGGGGACGCCTCTCTGAGAAgatggaggagaccaaggacaGGTTCTCTGAgaagatggaagagaccagagaTCGTCTGTCGGGGAGGATTGGGGATAACAAGGACAAGTTGGCAGAGAAACTCCAAGAGACCAAAGACAAAGTGTCTTTCAGAAAGAAGCCGGAGTAG